From Vicia villosa cultivar HV-30 ecotype Madison, WI unplaced genomic scaffold, Vvil1.0 ctg.001182F_1_1, whole genome shotgun sequence, the proteins below share one genomic window:
- the LOC131633854 gene encoding uncharacterized protein LOC131633854 isoform X1: MQGLQQQQQQLAALLSVALPNQKPDTPDDDSSRLSAINSLHRAILHPHNSLLITHSATFLTQGLSQLLSDKSFEVRQAAVTTHGALCGVICSVPVPPNGRQNHGILSNLVDRFIGWALPLLSNVTTTVDATDLALQGLREFLNVGGTERYALPILKACQVLLEDDRTSLALLHTLLGVITLISLKFPRCFQPHFHDIVDLLLGWALMPDLVKSDRRVIMDSFLQFQKHWVGGLTMSLRLITKFLGDMEALLHEGTPGTLQQFRRLLALLSCFSTILQSTASGLLEMNMLEQIIEPLSGLLPRLLRCLPLIGQKFGWSEWIEDSWKCLTLLAEILREQFSSFYSPALDMLFQSLEYQAGFGKISSVQVHGVLKTNLQLLSLQKHGLLPSSVRKLLQFVAPVSQLRLHPNHLVTGSSAATYVFLLQHGNAEVVDEAVTLLIEELELLKSVIGNDTTDSDQFTFDIDSKTFSRLELFALIKFDFKVLLACVSMAGDSNLTGQTQTTKLYLSRLEKLLSFITEKMNPFELPIQAFMELQFAAVKTLERLNSVEFLIKCSLKEHNHDGDSVEFQTEKEEDDYQYSNGLSAVITENLEKYSKLLVKALHASSPLAIKVAALDWGQKLCENVNKISSTKSFSYEASGNAGVVMSLVFSLLSGTFEREPEVRSNVATTLEMFVQAKLLHPVCLYPLAEVILEKLGDPSTEIHDAYVRLLALILPTTVYTCGLYDYGRFRPVDLGFDNTTKMHWTQLFALKQLPPQLQSQHLVSILSYISQRWKAPLSSWIHRLIHSCQSSKDANLNQPEETGNFGANFPWLDIQVDEGILERICSINNIAGAWWAVHEAARYCISTRLRTNLGGPTQTFAALERMLLDVAHLLQLDNAQNDGNLSMIGFSGAHLLPMRLLLDFVEALKKNVYNAYEGSVILPSATRQSSVFFRANKKVCEDWFSRICEPMMNAGLALHCNDAVIQYCTLRLQDLKNLSVSSLKEKPRAQVADNLHNIRGRNKGDVLKVLRHISLALCKSAEPDSLIGLQKWVSVTFSSILGDENQSVNECRTTGPLSWISGLIYQARGEYENAAAHFTHLLQTEESLSSLGSDGIQFVIARVIESYAAVSDWRSLETWLLELQLLRAKYTGRSYSGALTMAGNEVNAIHALARFDEGDYQSAWSYLDLTPKSNSELTLDPKLALQRSEQMLLQSLLFHKEGKNDKVLHDLQKARSMLEEPLSVLPLDGLAEATPLAIQLRCIFLVEEDYKLKSTNEKAEQPHQSLINSLQSFPFSISKVRQDCNPWLKVLRVYQTISPTSPVTLKFCMNLHSLARKQKNLLLANRLNNYIKDNISACPEEKHHNILLLNLQYESILLQYAENKFEDAFTNLWSFLCPFIISSTSRIFDVEERILKAKACLKLAGWLRRDFSDWNPESTVLKMLADFDMTGSTSIGKDGNSKNINCKQNLGSITEEIIGTTTKLSSRICPTMGKSWISYASWCFKQAGGSLPVQCETSLDSCLFSPILVPEILPERFRLTKDEVLQIKSLLLCLLQDNIDVEGFIDEQEEGSSLHDSAERSSTNNPLQKLVSHVVNIIETVAGAPGAETSGGERLLATVSSQLRVCLLNTNFGLRESDIVPTLDDFVDIWWSLRKRRVSLFGYAAHGYIQYLSYSTSHLGHSHMPGSENESFKQKTGSYTLRATLYILHILLNYGVELKDKLESSLLVVPLLPWQEVTPQLFARLSSHPEQLIRKQLESLLIMLAKNSPCSIVYPTLVDVNAYEEKPSEELHHVLGCLRELYPRLVQDVQLMINELGNVTVLWEELWLGTLQDLHTDVMRRINVLKEEAARIAENATLSHNEKRKINSARYSAMMAPIVVALERRLASTSRKPETPHEAWFQEEYKDPLKSAIVSFKTPPSSSSALGDVWRPFDSIAASLASYQRKSSISVQEVAPRLALLSSSDVPMPGLEKQMKVPDSGKATDLQGVVTIASFLQQVTILSTKTKPKKLAILGSDGQKYTYLLKGREDLRLDARIMQLLQAINGFLHSSSTCSKSLGIRYYSVTPISGRAGLIQWVDNVVSIYSVFKSWQTRAQHAQFLALGTANTKSSAPSPVPRPSDMFYGKIIPALKEKGIKRVISRRDWPHEVKYKVLLDLMKEVPRNLLYQELWCASEGYKAFSSKMKRYSGSLAAMSMVGHVLGLGDRHLDNILIDFCGGDIVHIDYNVCFDKGQRLKIPEIVPFRLTQMIEAALGLTGIEGSFRENCEAVIGILKKNKDILLMLLEVFVWDPLVEWTRGDFHDEAAIGGEERKGMELAVSLSLFASRVQEIRVPLQEHHDQLLTSLPAVESVLERFAEALNQYEIASSIYCRADQERSSLTLHETSAKSIVGEATRNSEKIRASFEIQAREFAQAKTMVAEKAQETMTWAEQHGRILDALRCNLIPEINSYVKLSNMEVALSLTSAVTLAGVPLTIVPEPTQAQCHDIDREVSQFIAELDDGLTSAINSLQAYSLALQRILPLNYLSTSAVHGWAQVLELSVNALSSDILSLARRQASELVAKFHVDNTDSIKCSHDDLCFRVEKYAMEIEKLEKECTEIESSICLESESITKDHLLSAFMKFMQSIDLLKREGGMSSLQSRYHGKISTRLLGELEEEREKVLTILNIALSSFYNDVKHRILNIYSDLSGGRNQYNMLRNDSGTIFAWFEEQVEKCNLLTEFVNDLRHFIGNDIHSIDTNKDNSKFSSESNWVSIFKTILMSCKGLISQMTEVVLPDVIRSAVSLKSEVMDAFGLISQVRGSIETALEQVVEVEMERASLFELEQNYFVKVGLITEQQLALEEAAVKSRDHLSWEEAEELASQEEACRAQLDELHQTWSQRDARTSSLKKREADIKNSLVSVNSQFQSLVGVEEESELHILRSKALLAALVKPFLELESCDNMLSPADGSVVIPSNKFHTLADFINSGNSISEYVWKVGGLLDDHSFFIWKVGVIDSFVDACIHDVASSVEQNLGFDQSLNFMKKKLENQLQKHISHYLKERVAPSLLASLDREKEHLQQLTDSSKELALDQVKKDGAVKKVLHMLEEYCNAHETARAAKSAASLMKRQVSELKEALRKTTLEVVQMEWMHDVSLNPSYNRRIAYEKYLDTDDSLYPVILNLSRSKLLENLQSAISKITSSLDSLQSCEQPSLIAEGQLERAMGWACGGPSSSSSGNTSTKNSGIPPEFHEHIKKRKEILWESREKASDIVKLCMSVLEFEASRDGHLLIPGQPYPFRSGVDGNTWQQLYLNSLTRLDVTLHSYTRTEQEWKLAQCTVEAASNELYAAANELGIASLKAKSASGDLQSTVLTMRDCAYEASVALSAFVQVSRMHTALTSECGSMLEEVLAITEDVHDVYNLGKEAASIHLSLMENLSEVNAILFPLESVLSKDAAAMADAIARESETKKEISHIHGQAIYQSYCLRIRDSCQTFKPLVPSLTSAVKGLYLLLTRLARTANLHAGNLHKALEGIGESQEVKSQDIALSTSDAGGGDAVEFDGKEGESLSRSDDDKTEDIIGFSRLSLEEKGWISPPDSSFCSSSGSDVTSAEVSLSDSMNDSAENTDMLSQVSNSRNPTSDLHTTSLSQTDVEEIPLFEVPKSFPLEADLDSADSVKLTYGATELPNAMPFPSHKSVASSAVSHNPSTENLDKFDGKDDLLSTNKAKSGTEHRETPDADINTSTRIGRGKNAYALSVLRRVEMKIDGRDISERREISIAEQVDYLLKQATSADNLCNMYEGWTPWI, encoded by the exons ATGCAAGGTctacagcaacaacaacagcagCTAGCAGCACTTCTCTCCGTCGCTCTTCCCAACCAAAAACCCGACACTCCCGACGACGACTCTTCTCGCCTCTCCGCAATCAATTCCCTCCACCGCGCCATTCTCCACCCTCACAACTCCCTCCTCATCACTCACTCCGCCACTTTCCTTACCCAAGGCCTCTCCCAACTCCTCTCCGACAA ATCGTTCGAGGTCCGTCAAGCGGCGGTTACAACACACGGTGCACTCTGCGGCGTTATCTGTTCGGTTCCCGTCCCGCCTAACGGTAGACAGAACCATGGTATACTCAGTAATTTGGTTGATCGTTTCATCGGTTGGGCGTTACCGTTACTTAGCAATGTTACTACTACAGTTGATGCCACCGATCTCGCGCTTCAAGGTCTTCGCGAGTTTCTCAATGTAGGTGGAACTGAAAGGTACGCTTTACCTATTCTCAAAGCGTGTCAGGTGCTTCTAGAGGATGATAGGACTTCGCTAGCTTTACTTCATACTCTTCTCGGTGTTATAACGTTGATATCGTTGAAGTTTCCGAGGTGTTTTCAGCCTCATTTTCATGATATTGTTGATCTTCTTTTAGGTTGGGCTTTAATGCCTGACCTTGTTAAATCGGATAGGAGGGTTATTATGGATAGTTTTTTGCAGTTTCAGAAGCATTGGGTTGGTGGGTTAACAATGTCTTTGAGGTTGATTACTAAGTTCTTGGGGGATATGGAGGCTTTGCTTCATGAAGGAACTCCTGGAACGTTGCAGCAGTTTCGTCGGCTTTTAGCTTTGCTTTCTTGTTTTTCAACGATTCTGCAGTCAACTGCTTCGGGTTTGTTGGAAATGAACATGCTTGAACAGATCATTGAACCTCTCAGTGGGTTGCTTCCTCGATTGCTCAGGTGCTTGCCTTTGATTGGGCAGAAGTTTGGATGGTCTGAGTGGATTGAAGATTCTTGGAAGTGTTTGACTCTCTTAGCTGAGATATTGCGGGAACAGTTTTCGAGTTTTTATTCTCCTGCACTTGATATGTTGTTTCAGAGCTTGGAATATCAGGCTGGGTTTGGGAAAATTAGCTCTGTTCAAGTTCATGGTGTTTTGAAAACTAATCTCCAATTATTATCCTTGCAAAAACATGGCCTTCTCCCGTCCTCTGTGCGGAAGTTGTTGCAGTTTGTTGCACCGGTTTCTCAGCTGCGGTTGCATCCGAATCATTTGGTGACAGGAAGTTCTGCAGCTACTTATGTTTTCTTACTTCAGCATGGGAATGCAGAGGTTGTCGATGAAGCTGTCACCCTATTGATTGAAGAACTGGAGCTGTTGAAGAGTGTGATTGGAAATGACACCACAGATTCAGACCAGTTCACTTTTGATATAGATTCtaaaacattttcaagacttgAATTGTTTGCTCTGATCAAGTTTGATTTCAAAGTTCTATTAGCATGTGTTTCCATGGCTGGGGATAGCAATTTGACTGGCCAAACACAAACAACTAAATTGTATCTTAGTAGGTTGGAGAAGTTGCTGTCCTTTATCACAGAAAAGATGAATCCTTTTGAGTTGCCTATTCAGGCCTTCATGGAGTTGCAGTTCGCTGCTGTCAAGACATTGGAGAGGCTAAATTCAGTTGAGTTCTTAATTAAGTGTTCCCTAAAAGAACATAATCATGATGGAGACTCTGTTGAATTTCAAACTGAAAAGGAGGAGGATGACTATCAGTACAGTAATGGGCTTTCTGCCGTGATTACTGAGAATTTGGAAAAATACAGCAAACTCCTTGTAAAAGCCCTTCACGCTTCTTCTCCTCTAGCAATAAAAGTAGCAGCTCTTGACTGGGGACAAAAGTTATGTGAGAATGTTAATAAGATCTCAAGCACAAAAAGCTTCTCTTATGAAGCATCCGGAAATGCTGGTGTAGTCATGAGCCTGGTTTTCTCACTTTTAAGTGGTACTTTTGAGAGGGAGCCAGAAGTAAGATCAAATGTTGCAACAACCTTGGAGATGTTTGTACAAGCAAAGCTTTTGCATCCGGTATGCTTATATCCCTTAGCTGAAGTGATACTGGAGAAACTTGGGGATCCATCAACAGAGATACATGATGCATATGTGAGGCTACTTGCCCTTATTTTGCCAACTACCGTATATACATGTGGTCTCTATGATTATGGGAGATTTAGACCTGTTGATCTCGGGTTTGACAACACTACCAAGATGCACTGGACACAATTATTTGCTCTGAAGCAGCTACCACCGCAGCTGCAATCACAACATCTGGTGTCAATCTTAAGTTACATTTCACAAAGATGGAAGGCACCTCTTTCTTCTTGGATCCATCGCCTCATTCATAGTTGCCAGAGTTCAAAGGATGCTAATTTAAACCAGCCTGAAGAAACAGGAAATTTTGGTGCTAATTTTCCGTGGTTGGATATACAAGTGGATGAAGGTATACTTGAAAGAATATGTTCTATCAATAATATAGCTGGTGCCTGGTGGGCTGTACATGAAGCAGCTAGATACTGTATTTCTACACGTCTACGGACTAACCTTGGTGGGCCTACCCAAACATTTGCTGCTCTGGAGCGCATGCTGTTGGACGTTGCACACCTTTTGCAACTTGATAATGCACAAAATGATGGGAACTTAAGCATGATAGGTTTTTCTGGTGCTCACCTTTTACCAATGAGATTACTGTTGGATTTTGTCGAGGCTTTAAAGAAAAATGTATACAATGCTTATGAGGGTTCTGTCATTTTACCATCTGCTACCCGTCAGAGTTCTGTATTTTTTCGGGCAAATAAAAAAGTTTGTGAGGATTGGTTTTCTCGTATATGTGAACCAATGATGAATGCTGGATTGGCTCTACATTGCAACGATGCTGTTATTCAATACTGCACACTACGTTTGCAGGACCTCAAGAATCTTTCTGTGTCATCTTTGAAGGAAAAGCCAAGGGCTCAGGTTGCTGACAACCTCCACAATATCAGAGGAAGAAATAAAGGAGATGTCTTGAAAGTTTTAAGACATATTTCACTAGCTCTTTGCAAGAGTGCTGAACCAGATTCTTTGATCGGTCTACAAAAATGGGTTTCAGTTACATTCTCCTCCATACTCGGGGACGAAAACCAGTCCGTCAATGAGTGTAGAACTACTGGACCCCTTTCATGGATAAGTGGGCTTATATATCAGGCAAGAGGCGAATATGAAAATGCTGCAGCTCACTTTACTCACTTGCTACAAACTGAAGAGTCACTCAGTTCCCTGGGCTCTGATGGTATACAGTTTGTTATAGCACGTGTAATTGAGAGTTATGCTGCTGTGTCTGATTGGAGATCTCTTGAAACCTGGCTATTAGAACTGCAATTGCTTCGTGCTAAGTACACTGGTAGAAGTTATTCGGGTGCTTTGACAATGGCAGGCAATGAAGTTAATGCAATCCATGCGTTGGCACGTTTCGATGAAGGTGATTATCAGTCTGCTTGGTCATACCTTGATTTGACACCTAAAAGTAATAGTGAGCTTACCCTCGATCCAAAATTAGCCTTGCAAAGGAGCGAGCAGATGCTACTTCAATCGTTGCTCTTCCATAAGGAAGGGAAAAATGATAAGGTGCTCCATGACTTGCAGAAAGCAAGGTCAATGTTGGAGGAACCACTTTCCGTTTTGCCACTTGATGGGTTAGCTGAAGCAACACCTCTTGCTATTCAGTTGCGCTGCATTTTCCTCGTAGAAGAGGATTACAAGCTTAAATCAACTAATGAGAAGGCCGAACAACCTCATCAGTCATTAATAAATTCTCTTCAGTCATTTCCATTCTCCATTAGTAAAGTCCGTCAAGATTGTAATCCATGGCTGAAAGTTCTTCGGGTTTATCAAACCATTTCCCCAACTTCTCCCGTTACTCTAAAATTCTGCATGAATTTGCATAGTTTAGCCCGTAAACAAAAAAATCTACTGCTGGCAAATCGTTTGAACAACTATatcaaagataacatatctgcTTGCCCAGAGGAGAAACATCACAATATTCTTCTGTTAAATTTGCAATACGAGAGCATTTTACTGCAATATGCTGAAAACAAATTTGAAGATGCTTTTACAAACCTTTGGTCTTTTTTATGTCCTTTTATCATTTCTTCAACATCTAGAATATTTGATGTGGAAGAGAGAATTCTGAAGGCCAAAGCATGCTTGAAACTCGCTGGTTGGCTAAGGCGGGATTTTTCAGATTGGAATCCAGAGAGTACTGTTCTTAAGATGTTAGCTGATTTTGATATGACTGGATCAACTTCAATTGGCAAGGACGGTAATAGTAAAAATATAAACTGTAAACAGAATTTGGGTTCTATTACCGAGGAGATTATTGGAACAACAACAAAACTGTCTTCTCGTATTTGCCCCACCATGGGCAAGTCGTGGATATCTTATGCTTCTTGGTGCTTTAAGCAAGCCGGAGGCTCACTCCCTGTTCAGTGTGAAACTTCCTTGGATTCTTGCTTATTTTCTCCCATACTTGTTCCAGAAATTTTGCCTGAGAGGTTCAGATTGACCAAGGATGAAGTTCTACAAATCAAGTCATTGCTTTTGTGCCTTCTTCAGGATAATATTGATGTGGAAGGTTTCATAGACGAACAGGAAGAAGGAAGCTCTTTGCATGATTCTGCAGAGCGCTCAAGTACTAACAATCCTCTGCAGAAATTGGTTTCACATGTTGTAAATATTATTGAAACCGTTGCAGGGGCACCGGGTGCAGAAACCTCTGGTGGAGAACGTCTTTTAGCCACCGTATCTTCTCAGTTAAGGGTTTGTTTGTTAAATACGAACTTTGGGCTGAGAGAATCTGACATAGTACCTACACTGGATGATTTTGTAGATATTTGGTGGTCTTTGAGGAAAAGAAGAGTGTCCCTGTTTGGATATGCTGCTCATGGTTACATACAATATCTTTCTTATTCTACTTCTCATCTTGGCCATAGTCACATGCCTGGTTCTGAAAATGAATCTTTCAAGCAAAAAACTGGCAGCTACACTCTGAGGGCTACTTTGTATATATTGCATATACTTCTCAATTATGGTGTGGAACTGAAAGATAAGCTTGAATCTTCTCTTTTGGTTGTTCCTTTGTTGCCATGGCAG GAAGTTACTCCTCAACTGTTTGCACGTTTGAGCTCTCATCCTGAACAATTGATTCGGAAGCAGTTGGAGAGTTTACTGATCATGCTGGCCAAGAACTCTCCTTGTTCTATAGTTTACCCTACTCTAGTTGATGTTAATGCTTATGAAGAGAAGCCTTCAGAAGAGCTTCATCATGTGCTGGGTTGTCTG AGAGAGCTTTACCCTCGATTGGTTCAGGACGTGCAGCTGATGATAAATGAACTTGGAAATGTTACTGTTCTCTGGGAGGAGTTATGGCTCGGTACTCTTCAGGATCTTCACACAG ATGTGATGAGGCGAATAAATGTGCTAAAAGAGGAGGCTGCAAGAATTGCAGAAAATGCCACACTCAGTCACAATGAGAAGAGAAAGATAAACTCTGCTCGTTATTCTGCAATGATGGCTCCAATAGTTGTGGCTTTGGAACGTCGTTTGGCTTCAACTTCTCGAAAACCTGAGACTCCTCATGAAGCTTGGTTCCAAGAAGAGTATAAAGACCCACTGAAATCAGCTATTGTATCTTTCAAGACTCCTCCATCATCTTCTTCAGCTCTCGGGGATGTATGGCGGCCTTTTGATAGTATTGCTGCATCCTTGGCTTCTTACCAGAGGAAATCTTCAATTTCTGTACAAGAAGTTGCTCCACGCTTAGCTCTGTTATCATCTTCAGATGTTCCGATGCCAGGTCTTGAAAAACAAATGAAAGTACCTGATTCTGGCAAAGCAACTGATCTTCAAGGGGTTGTCACTATTGCTTCTTTCCTCCAACAAGTCACTATCTTATCAACGAAGACTAAGCCTAAGAAACTTGCTATACTTGGTTCAGATGGTCAAAAGTATACATATCTCCTTAAAGGACGAGAAGATTTGCGCCTTGATGCCAGGATTATGCAATTGCTGCAGGCTATAAATGGTTTTTTGCATTCTTCTTCGACATGCAGCAAATCTCTTGGAATTCGCTATTATTCTGTGACTCCAATCAGTGGTCGGGCTGGCCTAATTCAGTGGGTGGATAATGTAGTTAGTATTTACAGTGTATTTAAATCTTGGCAAACCCGAGCCCAGCATGCACAGTTTTTGGCATTAGGCACTGCAAATACAAAATCTTCAGCTCCTTCACCTGTTCCTCGTCCCAGTGATATGTTTTATGGGAAGATCATACCTGCACTTAAAGAGAAAGGCATTAAGAGAGTGATATCACGAAGGGATTGGCCCCATGAAGTTAAATATAAAGTTCTTCTTGATCTCATGAAGGAGGTGCCTAGAAATCTTCTTTACCAAGAACTATGGTGTGCTAGCGAAGGATATAAAGCCTTCAGCTCAAAAATGAAAAG ATATTCTGGAAGCCTTGCTGCAATGAGTATGGTTGGCCATGTTCTGGGACTGGGTGACCGACATTTAGACAACATTCTGATTGATTTTTGTGGTGGGGATATTGTACATATTGATTACAATGTGTGTTTTGACAAAGGACAGAGACTAAAAATTCCAGAGATTGTTCCTTTCCGTCTTACCCAAATGATTGAAGCAGCTTTAGGGCTGACTGGAATAGAGGGTAGCTTCAGAGAAAACTGCGAGGCAGTTATTGGcattctaaaaaagaacaaagacATACTTTTGATGTTACTAGAAGTGTTTGTCTGGGATCCACTTGTGGAGTGGACACGGGGTGATTTTCATGATGAAGCTGCAATTGGTGGCGAAGAAAGGAAAGGCATGGAGTTGGCTGTTAGCTTAAGTCTATTTGCTTCTCGAGTGCAAGAAATTCGTGTTCCCTTACAG GAACACCATGATCAGTTACTGACTAGCCTGCCAGCTGTTGAATCTGTACTTGAG AGGTTTGCTGAAGCTCTAAACCAATACGAGATTGCATCTTCCATATACTGTCGAGCTGACCAAGAGAGGTCGAGCCTTACATTACACGAGACATCTGCTAAGTCAATTGTTGGTGAAGCAACCCGTAATTCAGAGAAAATCCGGGCTTCATTTGAAATCCAGGCTCGGGAATTCGCTCAAGCTAAGACTATGGTTGCTGAGAAAGCTCAGGAGACAATGACCTGGGCTGAGCAACATGGAAGGATTCTTGATGCTTTACGATGCAACTTAATCCCAGAAATAAATTCTTATGTTAAGCTGAGTAACATGGAAGTTGCCTTATCTCTTACGTCTGCAGTTACTTTAGCGGGCGTTCCACTAACTATTGTTCCTGAGCCAACACAAGCACAATGTCATGATATAGATAGGGAAGTTTCTCAATTCATAGCTGAGTTGGATGATGGACTTACTTCAGCAATAAATTCTCTGCAAGCATACTCCTTGGCGCTGCAaagaatcttaccattaaattaCCTTTCAACCAGTGCGGTGCATGGCTGGGCCCAAGTTCTTGAATTATCTGTCAATGCCCTGTCATCTGATATTCTCTCTCTTGCCAGAAGGCAGGCTTCTGAACTTGTTGCAAAATTTCATGTAGATAACACTGATTCCATCAAATGCAGTCATGATGATCTTTGTTTTAGAGTGGAGAAGTATGCTATGGAAATagaaaaattggaaaaagaatgtACTGAAATAGAAAGTTCTATTTGCTTAGAGTCAGAATCAATAACTAAGGATCATCTTTTGTCAGCTTTCATGAAATTCATGCAGTCCATTGATCTTTTGAAAAGGGAAGGTGGAATGTCTTCTCTTCAATCTAGATATCATGGGAAAATCAGTACTAGACTCTTAGGTGAGCTAGAGGAGGAGAGGGAGAAAGTACTAACAATTCTAAATATTGCTCTAAGTTCATTTTATAATGACGTTAAACATAGAATACTCAATATATATAGTGATTTGTCTGGAGGAAGAAATCAATACAATATGCTGCGGAATGATTCTGGAACTATTTTTGCTTGGTTTGAAGAACAAGTAGAAAAATGTAATCTCCTGACAGAGTTTGTCAATGATCTACGGCATTTTATTGGAAATGATATCCATTCTATTGATACAAACAAAGATAATTCCAAGTTTTCTTCTGAAAGTAATTGGGTTTCCATTTTCAAAACCATTTTGATGTCCTGTAAGGGATTGATTAGTCAAATGACTGAAGTTGTTCTGCCCGATGTGATACGATCAGCAGTTTCGTTAAAATCAGAAGTTATGGATGCATTTGGGTTGATCTCACAAGTTCGAGGGTCTATAGAAACTGCACTGGAACAGGTTGTGGAGGTTGAAATGGAGAGAGCATCACTGTTTGAACTTGAGCAGAATTATTTTGTTAAGGTTGGTCTTATTACTGAGCAGCAGCTGGCTCTTGAAGAAGCTGCTGTTAAGAGCAGAGATCATCTTTCATGGGAAGAGGCAGAGGAACTTGCATCTCAAGAAGAAGCTTGTAGAGCACAACTAGACGAACTTCATCAAACATGGAGTCAGAGGGATGCAAGGACTTCTTCACTTAAAAAGAGAGAAGCTGATATTAAAAATTCCCTGGTTTCGGTGAATAGTCAATTTCAATCTCTAGTTGGTGTGGAAGAAGAAAGCGAACTACATATTTTGAGAAGTAAAGCACTACTGGCGGCACTTGTTAAGCCTTTCTTAGAACTAGAATCCTGTGATAATATGCTGTCTCCTGCTGATGGTTCTGTTGTGATCCCCTCAAATAAATTTCATACTCTTGCGGATTTTATAAATTCCGGGAATTCCATTTCTGAGTATGTCTGGAAAGTTGGAGGATTGTTGGATGaccattcattttttatttggaaAGTAGGTGTTATAGATTCTTTTGTAGATGCATGCATACATGATGTAGCTTCATCAGTCGAGCAAAATCTAGGCTTTGACCAGTCACtcaattttatgaagaaaaagcTTGAAAACCAACTTCAAAAACACATTAGTCACTATTTGAAAGAAAGAGTTGCCCCTAGTTTGTTAGCCTCTTTAGATAGAGAAAAGGAGCACTTGCAACAATTAACAGATTCCTCAAAGGAACTCGCTTTAGATCAGGTGAAAAAAGACGGGGCTGTGAAGAAGGTTTTACATATGCTTGAAGAATATTGTAATGCACATGAAACAGCTAGAGCAGCAAAGTCTGCAGCTTCTCTCATGAAAAGACAAGTGAGTGAATTGAAAGAAGCTCTTCGAAAAACTACACTTGAGGTAGTTCAGATGGAATGGATGCATGATGTTAGTTTGAACCCATCATATAACAGGAGAATCGCATATGAGAAGTATCTTGATACTGATGACAGCTTGTATCCAGTCATTTTAAATCTCAGCAGATCTAAGTTATTGGAAAATTTACAATCCGCTATTTCAAAAATCACATCATCATTGGATAGTCTTCAGTCTTGTGAACAACCTTCTCTTATAGCTGAAGGACAGCTTGAGAGAGCAATGGGTTGGGCTTGCGGGGGTCCAAGTTCAAGTAGTTCCGGAAATACATCAACTAAAAATTCCGGAATTCCTCCCGAGTTCCATGAACATATTAAGAAACGGAAGGAGATTTTATGGGAATCTAGAGAAAAAGCATCAGACATTGTGAAGTTATGCATGTCAGTATTAGAATTTGAAGCATCAAGAGACGGGCATTTGCTTATACCAGGGCAACCATATCCCTTTAGGAGTGGTGTTGATGGAAATACATGGCAGCAACTGTACTTGAATTCACTAACAAGATTGGATGTTACTCTCCATTCTTATACCC GTACCGAACAAGAGTGGAAGCTTGCACAATGCACTGTTGAAGCTGCTTCCAATGAATTATATGCTGCAGCCAACGAACTCGGCATCGCCTCTCTGAAAGCAAAATCAGCTTCTG GTGACTTACAAAGCACAGTTCTTACAATGAGGGATTGTGCATATGAGGCAAGTGTTGCTTTGTCTGCTTTTGTTCAGGTTTCAAGGATGCATACCGCTTTAACTTCTGAGTGTGGTTCTATGCTTGAAGAG GTTTTAGCAATAACTGAAGATGTACACGATGTTTACAATCTGGGGAAAGAGGCAGCTTCAATCCACCTTTCTCTCATGGAAAATCTTTCAGAG GTGAACGCCATCCTTTTTCCACTTGAATCCGTGTTGTCTAAGGATGCAGCTGCTATGGCTGATGCTATAGCTAGGGAAAGTGAGACCAAGAAGGAAATATCACACATCCATGGACAAGCTATATATCAATCATACTGTTTAAGGATCAGGGATTCTTGTCAGACATTTAAGCCCTTAGTGCCATCTCTGACATCAGCTGTGAAGGGACTTTATTTGTTGTTAACCAGGCTAGCAAGAACAGCTAATCTCCATGCTGGGAATCTGCACAAA gcTCTTGAAGGAATAGGAGAAAGTCAGGAAGTAAAATCACAGGATATTGCTTTGTCCACATCAGATGCTGGTGGTGGTGATGCTGTTGAGTTTGATGGTAAAGAAGGGGAGAGTCTCTCAAGGTCTGATGATGATAAGACTGAAGATATTATTGGCTTTTCTCGACTTTCTTTGGAAGAAAAAGGATGGATATCGCCTCCAGATAGCAGCTTCTGTAGCAGCTCAGGATCTGACGTTACATCTGCTGAAGTTAGTCTTTCTGATAGCATGAATGATTCAGCAGAAAATACAGATATGCTTTCACAGGTGTCTAATAGCAGAAACCCTACCAGTGATTTACATACCACTTCCTTGTCTCAAACTGATGTTGAAGAAATCCCACTTTTTGAGGTGCCAAAATCTTTTCCTCTGGAAGCTGATCTCGACAGTGCCGATTCTGTGAAGTTAACTTACGGGGCCACTGAACTTCCCAATGCTATGCCTTTTCCCAGTCATAAATCTGTTGCCAGCTCTGCTGTCTCCCATAATCCATCGACTGAGAACTTAGACAAATTTGATGGTAAAGATGATCTACTTTCTACAAATAAAGCTAAGAGTGGCACAGAACACCGTGAAACTCCTGATGCTGACATCAATACCAGTACTCGAATAGGAAGGG GAAAAAATGCTTATGCCTTGTCAGTATTGAGGCGGGTTGAGATGAAAATTGATGGTCGAGATATTTCTGAACGCAG AGAAATTAGCATTGCAGAGCAAGTAGATTATCTACTAAAGCAAGCTACTAGTGCGGATAATCTTTGCAACATGTATGAAGGTTGGACACCATGGATTTGA